The Brevinematales bacterium genome contains the following window.
CGAAACATTACCCGAAGGGCGGGTTTCCGGCGTGCGAACGCGGGAAAAAGAGGTAGCCGCGATGGAGCAAATACTTTACTGGAGCATGGTCGTCCTCGGAGCAGTGATTGCGTTCACAATCGTGGTATTTTTCATCCCGTTTATGATGTCGATACCCGCGATGGCAAGCCTGCCGAAACCGCCCGATGACCGTGCCGCGCTCGACGGGATGGTTACCATTGACGACGCGGTGGAGAAGTGCCGTTCGACCGGGCTGGCAGGCGTGGAACTCGCCGGATATGCGCAGAAGCTGGCCGCGCGGAAGATGCGATACTCCTACCGGAATTCCTACGACTCCCCGGCGCGGGCGTTCGAACGCGGGCTGGGATACTGCTGGCATAAGGGATGGGCGCTTTATACGATACTCGTCCGCCTCGGTATCGACGCGCGGGTGGTGCAGGCGTACCGGGTCAAATACCCCGCGGGATATGTCGAGGGAGTATGGCGCGAAGGGGGGATATTGGGGCACATGTGGGTAAGGGTGACAATCGACGGTATCGAGTACGATGTCGATCCGGGCAAGGTCGAGAACCGTCCCGGGGTCATGCATTGCACGCCTGTGTCGCCGGTCATACCGTTAACCCCGCTGATCAGCGCGCTGACCTATCTCGGTTCGCCGTATGTCAACTCGGTGAAGTATTTCGGTTGGCGGAAAGCAAATATGAAAAAAGATGACAGGGTGCGCCGGATTTGATAAAATATGGTACTAATGAAAGGAGAAGCGTATGAATGTAGTACTGATTGTGCTGGGGATAATCGCGGGGTTGGTCGGGCTCGGGTTTATCGCGTTGACGTGGGGGATGAAGACGATCAAGGATATGCCGATCAACGACGTCGACTTATCGAAGCTGAAGGACGGCGTATACAAGGGCGAGTTCAATAAAGGGCGGTGGAATTACATAGTCGAGGTGACTGTGAAGGGCGGCAGGGTCACAGGGATCACCAATGTGAAGGCACAGTACGAGGAGCTCGAGAAGTTCAGCCAGGATATGACGAAGACGATTATCGAGCAGCAGAAGGTGAATATCGACGCACTTTCCGCGGCGACCATCGACTCCAAGGCCTTCCTGAAGGCGGTCGAGAACGCGTTAACAATAAACAAGTAAACGGAGATTATATGAAAAGGAGAACGGCTGTGACAGTAATACTAATTATTATCGGTGGTTTAGCGGCTTTAGGCGGTATCGGAGTGTATTTCGGCACCAAAGGGATGAAGGAGATCAAGGAAATGAGCATCGGTACGCCGGATGTTTCCAAACTTTCCAACGGGGTGTATCATGGGGAGTTTCATCATGCCCGTTGGAATTATAGTCTCGAAGTAAAAGTGCAGGGCGGGAAGATCGCCGGGATTACCTATGTTCCCACCGATATGGGGATGAAAGCGGAAATGAGCGATAAAATTATTCAATCCATTCTCGATAAGCAGAACCTTCAACTGGATACTTATTCCGGCGCGACTATCGACTCCAAGGCCTTCCTGAAGGCTGTCGAGAACGCGCTGACCAAAACGAAATAGCGCATCACAAGGTAAAAACCTATCATTATTGAAAATTGCACCGGTTACGGCGGCGGGCGTCAGGTCTGCTCGAAGCAGGATTTCCTGATGGGGACGGTCGTCGAACAGATCGTATTCGGCCGCCATGCGCGGCATATCGCCCGGACGGTTTCCCGCGAGACGGCGCGCCTCGAACGCCTGTGGAGCGTGTACCGCCCGTCGAGCGAAATCGCCCGCCTGCGGGCGTGCGCCGGACGCCGCCCGGTCAGGGTGCATCCCGATACCGCTGCGGTGCTTGCCCTTGCGCATGAGATACGCGAACTGACCCTCGGGGCGTTCGATATCGCCGCCGCTCCCCTCGTGCGCCTCTGGCGGAACGCCGAACCGTCGGGGGCAGCCCCGTCCGAAACGGATATCGCCTCCGCTATCGCGTTACTGACGGGACACCCGCTGGAACTCGACGGGCGCAGGGCGTATCTGCCGTTAC
Protein-coding sequences here:
- a CDS encoding FMN-binding protein, encoding MNVVLIVLGIIAGLVGLGFIALTWGMKTIKDMPINDVDLSKLKDGVYKGEFNKGRWNYIVEVTVKGGRVTGITNVKAQYEELEKFSQDMTKTIIEQQKVNIDALSAATIDSKAFLKAVENALTINK
- a CDS encoding FMN-binding protein; this translates as MTVILIIIGGLAALGGIGVYFGTKGMKEIKEMSIGTPDVSKLSNGVYHGEFHHARWNYSLEVKVQGGKIAGITYVPTDMGMKAEMSDKIIQSILDKQNLQLDTYSGATIDSKAFLKAVENALTKTK